One Simonsiella muelleri ATCC 29453 DNA window includes the following coding sequences:
- the nth gene encoding endonuclease III produces the protein MNKATRQEMFERLRTANPHPTTELNYSSPFELLIAVLLSAQATDVGVNKATAKLFAVANTPQTMLDLGLEGVMQYTRSIGLYRTKSKHIIETCQALITKHHGEVPQNREDLEALAGVGRKTANVVLNTAFRQPVMAVDTHIFRVSNRTGLAKGKNVREVEDKLMQNIPKEFLMDAHHWLILHGRYTCKAQKPQCETCIINDLCDYPIQK, from the coding sequence ATGAACAAAGCCACTCGCCAAGAAATGTTTGAACGCCTACGCACCGCCAACCCCCACCCTACCACCGAATTGAATTATTCTAGCCCATTCGAGTTGTTAATTGCCGTGTTGCTGTCGGCGCAAGCAACCGATGTCGGTGTCAACAAAGCCACCGCCAAATTATTTGCTGTTGCCAACACACCGCAAACCATGCTGGATTTGGGTTTGGAAGGTGTGATGCAATACACACGCAGCATTGGTTTATATCGCACAAAATCTAAACACATCATAGAAACTTGCCAAGCACTCATCACCAAACACCACGGCGAAGTACCCCAAAATCGCGAAGATTTGGAAGCACTCGCAGGAGTCGGGCGCAAAACCGCCAATGTGGTTTTAAATACGGCTTTCAGGCAGCCTGTTATGGCTGTGGACACGCATATTTTCCGCGTTTCCAACCGCACAGGGCTGGCAAAAGGCAAAAACGTACGTGAAGTAGAAGACAAATTAATGCAAAATATCCCCAAAGAATTTTTGATGGACGCACATCACTGGCTGATTCTGCATGGGCGTTACACTTGCAAAGCACAAAAACCACAATGTGAAACGTGCATTATCAATGATTTATGCGATTACCCCATTCAAAAATAA
- a CDS encoding polyamine ABC transporter substrate-binding protein, which translates to MNTKTLLVSAVTAVFLAACGGSNHKADKSASGIATSTPATNELNIYNWSDYVAPATVKTFGEQHKIKVTEAYYDSNEMLEAKLLTGKSGYDLVAPSIANVGRQIKAGAYQTIDKNQIPNYQNIDPELLKLMAQVDMGNQYAVPYFWGINTLAINKDMVVKALGTDKLPENTWDLVFKPEYTNKLKSCGISFFDSPTEQIPLVLKYLGKNPNSENEADIQAAFDLLKTVHHDVKRYTSSGYIDNLAKGDLCVSIGYGGDLNIAKRRAKEAGNQVNIDVLTPKTGVGIWIDSFMIPKDAKNVANAHKYINYTLEPKVAAQNGDFVTYAPAATQARELMKPEFSQDASIFPSEEVKANSFVVLPKSPAVVKLQTRLWQNLKAGQ; encoded by the coding sequence ATGAACACAAAAACACTGTTGGTTTCCGCCGTTACGGCTGTATTTTTAGCGGCTTGCGGAGGTTCAAATCATAAAGCAGACAAAAGCGCGTCAGGCATCGCCACTTCCACACCTGCCACCAATGAATTAAATATTTATAATTGGTCGGATTATGTGGCTCCTGCTACGGTGAAAACATTTGGTGAACAACATAAAATCAAAGTAACCGAAGCCTATTATGATAGTAATGAAATGCTAGAGGCAAAATTATTAACAGGTAAATCAGGTTACGATTTGGTTGCACCGTCCATTGCCAATGTCGGACGACAAATCAAAGCAGGTGCGTATCAAACCATTGATAAAAACCAAATTCCCAATTATCAAAATATTGACCCTGAATTGCTTAAATTGATGGCGCAAGTGGATATGGGTAATCAATACGCCGTGCCTTATTTTTGGGGAATCAATACGTTAGCTATCAATAAAGACATGGTTGTCAAAGCTTTAGGCACAGATAAGCTGCCTGAAAATACATGGGATTTGGTGTTCAAACCCGAATACACCAATAAATTAAAATCATGTGGTATCAGCTTTTTTGATAGCCCAACCGAACAAATTCCTTTGGTTTTGAAATACTTGGGTAAAAATCCAAATAGCGAAAATGAAGCCGATATTCAGGCAGCTTTTGATTTACTCAAAACCGTGCATCATGATGTGAAACGTTACACGTCTTCGGGTTACATTGACAATTTGGCAAAAGGTGATTTATGTGTGTCTATTGGTTACGGTGGTGATTTGAATATCGCCAAACGCCGTGCCAAAGAAGCTGGCAATCAAGTGAATATTGATGTGTTGACACCAAAAACAGGTGTTGGTATTTGGATTGATTCATTTATGATTCCAAAAGATGCGAAAAATGTCGCCAATGCCCACAAATACATCAACTACACATTAGAGCCAAAAGTGGCGGCACAAAATGGCGATTTCGTTACCTATGCGCCAGCTGCCACGCAAGCGCGTGAATTGATGAAACCCGAATTTTCACAAGATGCGTCCATTTTTCCAAGCGAAGAAGTGAAAGCCAACAGTTTTGTGGTACTGCCTAAATCGCCAGCAGTGGTTAAATTGCAGACCCGTTTGTGGCAAAATTTGAAAGCAGGGCAATAA
- a CDS encoding leucyl aminopeptidase → MQFSTSTSTTKNSQLFVCTEKNQLTDENAQLVFATLGDKDSFASANIPVSGCLKNIAVLRFADLKTETLQKAAKDAAAWLAKQENASVDLNPFCEVDSPRVTEILVAAVGESVYRFDYYKKEPNPAKLQQLEFVHTKHSNEIQAALNQAQALLYGVNLCKDLGNTGSNICTPTYLAETAAKEAQQLGAEAKILGADYIRENMPSFWGVAKGSLNEPKLLELKYFGAADKSAEPIVLVGKGLTFDSGGISLKPGEGMDEMKYDMCGAATVIGTFIAAVKAKLPINLAVVVATCENMPDAGASKPGDVVKAMNGTTIENLNTDAEGRLVLCDALTYVERNFKPKAVIDVATLTGACIIALGHVASGLMSNNQDLADALLQASRDCNDKAWQLPLFPEYKEQLKSNFADMQNIGGRPAGTITAATFLAHFAENYTWAHLDIAGTAWKSGAAKGATGRPIPLLVQYLRNQSK, encoded by the coding sequence ATGCAATTTAGCACCTCAACGAGTACCACAAAAAACTCACAATTATTTGTTTGTACAGAAAAAAATCAATTAACTGATGAAAATGCACAATTGGTTTTTGCCACATTGGGCGACAAAGACAGTTTCGCCAGTGCCAATATTCCCGTTTCAGGCTGCCTGAAAAATATCGCGGTGCTGCGTTTTGCCGATTTGAAAACCGAAACGTTGCAAAAAGCCGCCAAAGATGCCGCCGCTTGGTTGGCAAAACAAGAAAATGCGTCGGTGGATCTGAATCCATTTTGCGAAGTGGATTCGCCACGCGTAACCGAGATTTTAGTGGCGGCGGTTGGTGAGTCGGTCTATCGTTTTGATTATTATAAAAAAGAACCTAATCCAGCTAAATTACAACAATTGGAATTCGTTCATACCAAACACAGCAACGAAATTCAGGCTGCCTTAAATCAGGCACAAGCGTTGTTGTACGGTGTGAATTTGTGTAAAGATTTAGGCAACACAGGCTCTAATATTTGCACGCCAACTTATTTAGCCGAAACCGCCGCCAAAGAAGCTCAACAACTTGGTGCAGAAGCAAAAATTTTGGGTGCGGATTATATTCGTGAAAATATGCCATCTTTTTGGGGAGTCGCAAAAGGCAGCCTGAATGAACCAAAATTATTGGAATTGAAATATTTTGGTGCAGCGGATAAATCGGCTGAACCCATTGTTTTGGTTGGTAAAGGTTTGACATTTGATAGCGGCGGCATTTCATTGAAACCAGGTGAAGGCATGGACGAGATGAAATACGATATGTGTGGCGCAGCGACTGTGATTGGTACATTTATTGCGGCAGTCAAAGCCAAATTGCCCATTAATTTGGCGGTAGTGGTCGCAACTTGCGAGAATATGCCCGATGCAGGTGCGTCTAAACCAGGTGATGTCGTGAAAGCGATGAACGGCACAACAATTGAAAATTTGAACACAGACGCGGAAGGACGTTTGGTTTTGTGTGATGCGCTGACTTATGTGGAACGAAATTTCAAACCCAAAGCCGTGATTGACGTGGCAACGCTAACAGGTGCGTGCATTATTGCGTTGGGTCATGTAGCGAGCGGTTTGATGTCCAATAATCAAGATTTGGCGGACGCGTTGTTACAAGCATCGCGCGATTGCAATGATAAGGCATGGCAATTGCCTTTATTCCCCGAATACAAAGAACAGCTGAAATCCAATTTTGCGGATATGCAAAACATCGGTGGTCGTCCTGCTGGCACGATTACAGCGGCAACTTTCTTGGCGCATTTTGCGGAAAATTACACTTGGGCGCATTTGGACATTGCTGGCACGGCGTGGAAATCGGGAGCAGCCAAAGGCGCGACAGGACGTCCGATTCCGTTATTGGTGCAATATTTGCGTAACCAAAGCAAATAA
- a CDS encoding OmpA family protein, with the protein MATELSTLMHNQLGEPLAHFLSTQGENLAASERAVTVALPTIVLTILKYVNGNRDQAIALYNQVMGSNPQPYHDLITQLNKIPFNKITEIGKPLVTQLLGSNAQPTAAQIAHSSGVSNSGAYQLLNVALPLVLSLLRSRGWTAQEFYTILGSQSCWLNKTLSANLLSLLDIGSSGSLCASVLGLASGLTGITGAPVSVAAESSGWTKLLAFLLLGGVSVFGLRTCMNQETSPIAPQPIVQNHLVEQQASIESNDVSAAASTAIGLHNALAASEPVAASEPEIISEPVATSEPGIISEPIATSEPMVVSDSTDTSAPPANESRVIAENSMIKFYFAVGMSRIAKNANAIAKETIVAGKSGKKLIISGYTDSTGNAKNNELLSKKRAEAVKAFFIKHGVSAKNIELRRPESTIGAQGKNQEGRRVEVQITD; encoded by the coding sequence ATGGCAACCGAACTAAGCACTTTGATGCACAACCAATTAGGCGAACCGCTCGCCCATTTTCTTTCCACACAAGGCGAAAATTTAGCCGCCAGTGAACGCGCGGTTACGGTGGCATTACCAACCATTGTTTTGACCATACTCAAATATGTGAATGGCAATCGCGACCAAGCCATCGCATTGTATAATCAAGTGATGGGCAGTAACCCACAACCCTACCATGACTTAATCACACAATTAAACAAAATCCCATTCAACAAAATTACCGAAATAGGCAAACCTTTGGTTACGCAATTATTGGGCAGCAACGCCCAACCTACCGCCGCACAAATCGCTCATTCAAGTGGCGTATCCAATAGTGGCGCGTATCAGTTGCTGAATGTGGCGTTACCATTGGTGCTGTCGCTGTTGCGCTCACGTGGTTGGACGGCGCAAGAATTTTATACCATTTTGGGCTCACAATCCTGCTGGCTGAATAAAACATTGTCTGCTAATTTATTGTCTTTATTGGATATTGGCAGTTCAGGCAGCCTGTGTGCCAGTGTATTGGGCTTAGCAAGTGGTTTAACGGGCATCACAGGCGCACCTGTGTCCGTTGCAGCCGAGTCAAGTGGTTGGACAAAATTATTGGCATTTTTGTTGTTAGGCGGGGTGAGTGTGTTTGGTTTACGCACTTGCATGAATCAGGAAACCTCACCCATCGCACCACAACCCATCGTTCAAAATCACTTAGTAGAACAACAAGCGAGCATTGAATCAAATGACGTATCCGCCGCTGCCAGCACTGCTATTGGTTTGCATAATGCGTTGGCTGCCAGCGAACCCGTTGCCGCGAGTGAACCCGAAATCATCAGTGAACCCGTCGCCACAAGTGAACCTGGAATCATCAGCGAGCCTATTGCGACAAGCGAGCCTATGGTTGTCAGCGACAGCACAGACACCAGCGCACCGCCAGCCAATGAAAGCCGTGTTATTGCAGAAAATAGCATGATTAAATTTTATTTTGCGGTTGGCATGAGTCGCATCGCCAAAAATGCCAATGCTATCGCCAAAGAAACCATCGTTGCAGGCAAATCAGGCAAAAAACTCATCATCAGTGGCTATACCGACAGCACTGGCAACGCCAAAAACAATGAATTATTGTCCAAAAAACGTGCCGAAGCCGTCAAAGCATTCTTTATTAAACATGGTGTATCCGCGAAAAATATTGAATTGCGCAGACCCGAGAGTACAATCGGCGCACAAGGCAAAAACCAAGAAGGTCGCCGTGTAGAAGTACAAATTACAGATTAA
- a CDS encoding RecQ family ATP-dependent DNA helicase: protein MTIAYIDLETDSNNQKIRDIGAICGEKELHTHQISELISSIQAADFICGHNFLHHDFPHLRAELAQIHKTEKDIIDTLMLSPLLFPARPYHALDKDYKQAFEESNNNPLLDCRITAQLLKSEINAFFRLPENLQTIFYYLLKDCDGFSAFFRAMGFQAAENEILAVVVRLIFQTFQKHICKNSPVRDWAKRSPVALAYALSLIHCNNRYSITPAWLIQQYYPEINTILTQLRGTPCETGCEYCQQHLDTKKYLRKYFGYENFRQYDNKPLQAQAAQAAVSQQSLLAVFPTGGGKSVTFQVPALMAGERQKALTVVISPLQSLMKDQVDNLEQRGITEAVTINGSLDPIERQKAMERVSDGSASLLYISPESLRSNTIERLLHGRNIARFVIDEAHCFSAWGQDFRVDYLYIAESIRQLQKLQKNRVIPISCFTATAKPQVIEDIKNYFQRELNLDLQVFQAAVARKNLSYQVLPQKNDDERYQSLRRLIDEYRCPTIVYVSHTRKTEDIAEQLRQDGFAALAYHGKMPKETRIDHQNQFMMGEVNVMVATSAFGMGVDKKDVGLVVHYEISDSLENYVQEAGRAGRDEQIQAACFVLFQPDDLDKHFTLLNQTKIGQKEIGQIWKALKDLFGKRTDIAESPLNIARQAGWSDEREDEIETRVKTAIAALEQVGYIKRGKNMPRVYANSILSANAAEAIDKINQSTRIHPDQKNNAIRIIKKLFSQRSQNRATEETAESRVDYIADVLGLKTETVVKIVSWLREEQILADQQDLRAYVRPNASAYNINQQLNKINQLEKFLLDKLQANDGFLIGTLKSLNQECSEHSGSLKDVNPKIIKSLLHFWRIKNWLTRTEPAHDEISLTLKQSAHELRDWIARKHQLAQWLMGHLHQLAQQQAALNTAPSSSDFVYVEFSIGELKQAFLDDSTLEEWEDVLFFLLRMDLLKIEGGFLVVYQRLSLKRLMLDNRKLYTKDDYRQLAQYYETRKQQIHIVGKYAKMMTEDVQAALKLVTDYFSLDYRQFLRQYFPANEADILKLNMTNERFQKWFGNLSPTQLQIIQDDNSKHIVVFAAPGSGKTRVLVHKLASLYQLEDVKHEQLLMLTFSRAAAYEFKSRLFKLMGNAAAYVEIKTFHSYCFDLLGRVGDLKQSDDIIEQAVAKIRSGEVENNRIAKLVLVLDEAQDINAIQFELIKTLMAQNEEMRVIAVGDDDQTIYSFAGATPKYMQTLLTEFGATTYELLENYRSKRNIVQFCNRFADLLTERLKNHPVIAVQPEAGEVRYVAFSGGILPNLLAKIQAAYKTGQSVALLTQTNEEAIWLSGQLRQAFIPCKLVQSNDGFLVRNLLEVAVFENFLNLQNEQNIISQNAWDTARTKALNHFQNSSHLPLLINLLDYFMQLYPEQKYISDWVAFTHESRLEDFYCIEKQQVFVSTIHKAKGREYDHVFVYLNAPQIATDEEKRVLYVAFSRAKSALTVFSNAEKLRQMCIGENVIEERYHGNPQEDNRELALYLGLDDVYLDNFLECKEVIRTFYSGQKIDANQFGFFVGTDGVYVRYSRKFSAKLASHLRKGYRVVGASINFIVRWTKKETGEQCRIVLPIVYLER from the coding sequence ATGACCATCGCTTATATTGATTTAGAAACCGATTCCAATAATCAGAAAATCCGAGACATCGGTGCCATTTGTGGCGAAAAAGAATTACACACACACCAAATTTCGGAGTTGATTTCAAGCATTCAGGCAGCCGATTTCATTTGCGGACACAATTTTTTGCATCACGATTTTCCGCATCTTCGCGCAGAGCTGGCACAAATTCATAAAACCGAAAAGGACATCATTGACACCTTGATGCTGTCGCCATTGCTTTTTCCTGCACGCCCGTATCACGCATTGGACAAGGATTATAAACAGGCATTTGAAGAATCCAATAATAATCCGCTGTTGGACTGCCGCATCACCGCCCAACTGTTAAAAAGCGAGATAAACGCATTTTTCAGGCTGCCTGAAAATTTGCAGACGATTTTTTATTATTTGCTCAAAGATTGCGATGGTTTTTCGGCATTTTTTCGGGCGATGGGTTTTCAGGCAGCCGAAAACGAAATTTTGGCGGTGGTCGTTCGTCTAATTTTCCAAACATTTCAAAAACATATTTGTAAAAATTCGCCTGTACGCGATTGGGCAAAACGCTCTCCTGTGGCGTTGGCCTATGCACTAAGTCTCATTCATTGTAATAATCGTTATTCCATTACCCCAGCGTGGCTAATCCAACAGTATTATCCCGAAATCAACACAATTTTAACGCAACTACGCGGTACGCCGTGCGAGACGGGATGCGAATATTGTCAACAACATCTTGATACAAAAAAATATTTGCGAAAATATTTTGGCTACGAAAATTTCCGTCAATACGACAACAAACCACTTCAAGCGCAAGCGGCACAAGCCGCCGTTTCACAACAATCATTGTTAGCGGTTTTTCCAACTGGTGGCGGTAAATCGGTAACGTTTCAAGTTCCTGCGTTAATGGCAGGAGAACGCCAAAAAGCCTTGACGGTCGTCATTTCGCCCTTGCAATCGCTGATGAAAGACCAAGTGGACAATTTGGAACAACGTGGCATCACCGAAGCGGTTACGATTAACGGCTCGCTTGATCCGATTGAACGCCAAAAAGCAATGGAACGCGTGTCGGATGGTTCGGCAAGTTTGCTGTACATTTCGCCTGAAAGCCTGCGTTCCAATACGATTGAACGGTTGCTGCATGGTCGCAATATTGCCCGATTTGTGATTGATGAAGCGCACTGTTTTTCGGCGTGGGGGCAAGATTTTCGCGTGGATTATTTGTATATTGCAGAAAGCATTCGCCAATTACAAAAATTACAAAAAAATCGCGTCATTCCTATTTCGTGTTTCACGGCAACCGCAAAACCACAAGTTATTGAAGATATTAAAAATTATTTCCAACGTGAATTGAATTTGGATTTGCAGGTTTTTCAGGCAGCTGTGGCGCGTAAAAATTTATCTTACCAAGTTCTCCCACAAAAAAATGATGACGAACGCTATCAATCCTTGCGCCGACTAATTGATGAATACCGTTGCCCGACCATTGTTTACGTTTCACACACGCGCAAAACCGAAGACATCGCCGAGCAACTGCGTCAAGACGGATTTGCGGCGTTGGCGTATCACGGCAAAATGCCCAAAGAAACAAGAATTGACCACCAAAATCAATTTATGATGGGCGAAGTCAATGTGATGGTTGCTACGTCCGCATTTGGAATGGGCGTAGACAAAAAAGACGTGGGGCTAGTCGTACATTATGAGATTTCGGATTCATTGGAAAATTATGTGCAAGAAGCAGGACGTGCGGGGCGAGATGAACAGATTCAGGCAGCCTGTTTTGTGCTGTTTCAGCCTGACGATTTAGACAAACATTTCACTTTACTCAATCAAACCAAAATCGGACAAAAAGAAATCGGACAGATTTGGAAAGCCTTAAAAGATTTGTTCGGTAAACGCACCGACATCGCCGAATCGCCACTCAATATCGCGCGACAAGCTGGTTGGAGCGATGAACGCGAAGACGAAATAGAAACGCGTGTGAAAACCGCGATTGCAGCGTTGGAACAAGTCGGTTACATCAAACGTGGCAAAAATATGCCACGCGTGTACGCCAATAGCATTTTGTCCGCCAATGCTGCCGAAGCAATTGACAAAATTAACCAATCCACGCGCATTCACCCCGACCAAAAAAATAATGCTATTCGCATCATCAAAAAATTGTTTTCGCAGCGCAGCCAAAATCGCGCCACCGAAGAAACCGCTGAATCGCGTGTGGATTATATTGCAGACGTGTTGGGTTTAAAAACGGAAACAGTCGTCAAAATCGTTTCATGGCTACGTGAAGAACAAATTTTAGCCGACCAACAAGATTTACGCGCCTACGTTCGCCCCAACGCCAGTGCTTACAATATTAATCAACAACTTAATAAAATCAATCAATTAGAAAAATTTTTATTAGACAAATTGCAAGCCAATGACGGTTTTTTGATTGGCACATTAAAATCACTCAATCAGGAATGCTCGGAACATTCAGGCAGCCTGAAAGACGTTAATCCCAAAATCATCAAATCGTTACTGCATTTTTGGCGCATCAAAAATTGGCTGACACGAACCGAACCTGCTCACGATGAAATTTCGCTGACGCTCAAACAATCCGCCCACGAATTGCGTGATTGGATTGCGCGTAAACACCAGCTCGCGCAATGGTTAATGGGACATTTGCATCAACTGGCACAGCAACAAGCCGCGCTCAATACCGCGCCGTCTTCGTCTGATTTTGTCTATGTAGAATTTTCCATTGGCGAACTCAAACAGGCGTTTTTAGACGACAGCACTTTAGAAGAATGGGAAGACGTACTCTTTTTCCTATTGCGTATGGATTTACTCAAAATTGAAGGCGGTTTTTTGGTTGTTTATCAACGACTTTCACTCAAACGCCTAATGTTGGACAATCGCAAACTGTACACCAAAGACGATTATCGCCAACTCGCCCAATATTACGAAACACGTAAACAACAAATCCACATTGTCGGCAAATACGCCAAAATGATGACCGAAGACGTTCAGGCAGCCTTAAAACTCGTAACCGATTATTTTAGTTTGGATTATCGTCAATTTTTACGCCAATATTTCCCTGCTAACGAAGCCGATATACTCAAACTGAATATGACCAATGAGCGTTTTCAAAAATGGTTTGGGAATTTATCGCCAACCCAGTTGCAAATTATTCAAGATGATAATAGCAAGCATATTGTCGTATTCGCTGCCCCTGGTAGTGGCAAAACGCGTGTACTCGTCCACAAACTCGCGTCTTTGTATCAACTGGAAGACGTGAAACATGAACAATTGTTGATGCTAACATTTTCACGCGCTGCCGCCTACGAATTTAAATCGCGATTATTTAAGTTGATGGGCAACGCGGCGGCGTATGTAGAAATTAAAACTTTCCATTCCTATTGTTTTGATTTATTGGGACGTGTAGGCGATTTAAAGCAATCGGACGATATCATTGAACAAGCGGTTGCCAAAATTCGTTCAGGTGAAGTGGAAAACAACCGCATCGCCAAACTCGTTCTCGTGTTGGACGAAGCGCAAGACATTAACGCCATTCAATTTGAACTCATCAAAACATTAATGGCGCAAAACGAAGAAATGCGCGTGATTGCAGTCGGTGATGACGACCAAACGATTTACAGTTTTGCAGGTGCAACGCCAAAATATATGCAAACATTGCTGACCGAGTTTGGGGCAACTACATACGAATTACTGGAAAATTACCGTAGCAAACGCAATATCGTGCAATTTTGCAATCGTTTTGCTGATTTATTGACTGAACGCCTTAAAAATCATCCTGTCATTGCTGTACAACCTGAAGCAGGTGAAGTGCGTTATGTAGCGTTTTCAGGTGGCATTTTACCGAATTTGTTGGCAAAAATTCAGGCAGCCTACAAAACAGGGCAATCGGTTGCGTTGCTAACACAAACCAACGAAGAAGCCATTTGGCTATCAGGGCAACTGCGTCAAGCATTTATTCCGTGTAAACTTGTGCAAAGCAATGATGGATTCTTGGTACGTAACTTATTGGAGGTGGCTGTTTTTGAAAATTTTTTGAATTTGCAAAACGAACAAAACATCATCAGTCAAAATGCATGGGATACCGCGCGTACAAAAGCATTGAACCATTTTCAAAACAGCAGTCATTTGCCATTACTCATCAATTTATTGGATTATTTCATGCAGCTTTATCCCGAACAAAAATACATTTCCGATTGGGTGGCATTCACGCATGAATCACGTTTGGAAGATTTTTATTGTATTGAGAAACAACAAGTTTTTGTATCCACAATTCACAAAGCCAAAGGACGTGAATACGACCATGTCTTCGTTTACCTGAATGCGCCCCAAATCGCCACAGACGAAGAAAAACGCGTCTTATATGTGGCATTTTCACGTGCCAAATCGGCATTAACCGTGTTTTCCAATGCTGAAAAACTGCGCCAAATGTGTATCGGCGAAAACGTGATAGAAGAACGTTATCACGGCAATCCGCAAGAAGACAACCGTGAATTAGCATTGTATTTGGGGCTTGATGACGTGTATTTAGATAACTTCCTAGAATGTAAAGAGGTCATTCGTACTTTTTATTCAGGGCAGAAAATAGATGCTAATCAGTTTGGTTTTTTTGTGGGTACGGACGGTGTATATGTGCGATATTCAAGAAAGTTTTCAGCAAAATTAGCCTCGCATTTACGGAAAGGCTATCGTGTGGTCGGCGCATCAATCAATTTTATTGTGCGCTGGACAAAGAAAGAAACAGGTGAGCAATGTCGGATTGTGTTGCCGATTGTGTATTTAGAACGATAA